The following proteins come from a genomic window of Megalops cyprinoides isolate fMegCyp1 chromosome 6, fMegCyp1.pri, whole genome shotgun sequence:
- the LOC118779504 gene encoding bridging integrator 2-like, which translates to MAESRSAGSSGGTAGFLARRVQKQLSRAQEKVLQKLGKTVETKDEQFEQCSQNLNKQQNDGNRLFKDIKAYFSAVKGMHETSKRLSQCLKDIYESDWQGMEDLSIIVESEDLLWNDYEEKLADQTVRTMENYISQFPEAKERVAKRGRKLVDYDSSRHHLEALQSAKKKDETKIAKAEEEFNKAQSVFEDINKELREELPVLYQSRIGCYVTVFQNISNLRDVFYKEMSKLNNELYSIMKKLETQHSDRAFIIKGWQSNSTGNGTKKRRSLMISAPIPCNTAFPSDHSTSLTPIQKDGTSSAESREKEAEAAPVPATGSAQDPHGTPTDETSECESPKRDSSPIPDPMAGHPGWEEAMPVDLAMKAGGAEEKHEEEGEKEVEDLEPPGAQTEHSSTQDWMVHAPTHDRSDKGDGAFEVEPPGTADSRPKPAPRRSLPSLELTPSVALGPEPMEGDRDEAAEQPSLDTNGIDADTAGQSDAENPTSFLYKGVALESHLSQEPGELQFQEGDIILVLDNIKQMPEGMVRGVKESDWIQHRSAVDHSGIFMEDLIQRVEAE; encoded by the exons atggCGGAGAGCAGGTCAGCTGGCAGTAGTGGTGGGACGGCAGGGTTCTTGGCCAGACGGGTTCAGAAGCAGCTGAGCCGGGCCCAGGAGAAG GTCTTGCAGAAGCTGGGGAAGACAGTAGAGACCAAAGATGAGCAGTTTGAGCAGTGCTCTCAGAATCTCAACAAACAGCAG AATGATGGGAACAGGTTGTTCAAGGACATAAAGGCATACTTCAGTGCTGTGAAAG GAATGCACGAGACCTCCAAGCGTCTGTCCCAGTGCCTGAAAGACATCTACGAATCAGACTGGCAGGGCATGGAGGACCTGTCCATCATTGTGGAG agtgaggACCTTCTGTGGAATGACTACGAGGAGAAGCTAGCTGACCAGACCGTTCGGACCATGGAAAATTACATCAGCCAGTTCCCTGAAGCCAAG GAGAGAGTGGCCAAACGTGGCAGGAAGCTGGTGGACTACGATTCCTCCCGTCACCACCTGGAGGCGCTGCAGAGTGCtaaaaagaaagatgaaactAAGATAGCCAAG gcagaggaggagTTTAACAAGGCGCAGAGTGTCTTCGAGGACATCAACAAGGAACTGCGGGAAGAGCTGCCAGTGCTATATCAGAG CCGGATCGGATGCTATGTGACAGTTTTCCAGAACATCTCCAATCTAAGGGATGTGTTCTACAAAGAGATGAGCAAG CTCAACAATGAGCTGTACAGCATCATGAAGAAACTGGAAACACAGCATTCAGACAGGGCCTTCATCATCAAAGGCTGGCAGAG CAATAGCACTGGCAATGGGACCAAGAAGAGGCGGTCCCTGATGATCTCTGCCCCCATCCCATGCAACACCGCATTCCCCTCGGATCACAGCACCAGCCTCACCCCCATCCAGAAGGATGGCACCAGCTCCGCAGAGTCACgggagaaggaggcagaggcTGCTCCTGTGCCAGCCACAGGGAGTGCACAGGACCCCCATGGTACCCCCACTGATGAGACCTCTGAATGTGAAAGTCCTAAGAGGGATTCGAGCCCCATCCCTGACCCCATGGCTGGACACCCTGGCTGGGAGGAAGCCATGCCTGTGGATTTGGCCATGAAGGCAGGGGGAGCAGAAGAGAAGcatgaggaggaaggggaaaaggAAGTGGAGGATTTGGAGCCCCCTGGAGCCCAAACAGAGCACAGTTCCACTCAGGACTGGATGGTCCATGCTCCAACGCATGACAGAAGTGACAAGGGTGATGGTGCCTTTGAGGTGGAGCCACCAGGGACGGCAGACAGCAGACCCAAACCCGCCCCGCGACGCTCCCTTCCTTCCCTGGAGTTAACACCTTCAGTGGCACTGGGCCCAGAGCCCATGGAGGGAGATAGAGACGAGGCTGCAGAACAGCCCTCTTTGGACACAAATGGCATAGACGCAGACACTGCTGGCCAATCAGACGCTGAGAATCCCACCAGCTTTCTCTACAAG GGGGTGGCATTGGAGAGCCATCTATCGCAGGAGCCAGGAGAGCTACAGTTCCAAGAGGGCGATATAATTCTAGTCCTGGACAATATCAAGCAAATG CCTGAAGGCATGGTGAGGGGAGTGAAGGAGAGTGACTGGATTCAGCACAGGAGTGCAGTGGATCACTCTGGGATCTTCATGGAGGACTTGATCCAGCGGGTTGAAGCAGAGTAA
- the LOC118779823 gene encoding DAZ-associated protein 2-like → MNSKVPYPQQTAYPQQATAPLYPTTAQVSPQAPPYSDSPPTYSEIYQPRYIHPPQVPGQLPQVSSAYPGTQMFVPLTQSAPVAPMAPSIPMAYYPMGPVYPPGSTVVVEGGFDTGARFGAGSSPTIPPPPPGHLPNAAQLATMQGANVVVTQRKNNFFMGGSSGGYTVW, encoded by the exons ATGAACAGCAAAG TTCCTTATCCCCAGCAAACTGCATACCCTCAGCAGGCAACTGCGCCTCTCTATCCTACGACTGCACAGGTTTCTCCTCAGGCACCCCCCTACTCCGACTCTCCCCCTACCTACTCCGAG ATCTACCAGCCCAGGTATATACACCCCCCCCAGGTACCAGGCCAGTTGCCACAGGTGTCATCAGCGTACCCTGGTACTCAGATGTTCGTACCCCTGACACAGTCTGCGCCTGTGGCCCCCATGGCCCCCAGCATACCGATGGCCTACTACCCCATGGGCCCTGTGTACCCCCCAGGTTCCACAGTGGTGGTAGAGGGGGGGTTTGACACCGGTGCTCGTTTTGGTGCTGGCAGTAGCCCTACCATTCCA ccTCCACCCCCGGGTCACCTGCCTAATGCAGCTCAGCTGGCCACTATGCAGGGCGCCAATGTGGTGGTGACACAGCGCAAGAACAACTTCTTCATGGGGGGCTCCAGCGGGGGCTACACGGTTTGGTAA